A window of Cheilinus undulatus linkage group 1, ASM1832078v1, whole genome shotgun sequence contains these coding sequences:
- the LOC121511001 gene encoding uncharacterized protein LOC121511001 codes for MAGNITVTKIRSSVSTQANRYLSEKERRQLAKSMCHDPNTADRFYVALPDKETGHQTRKLRLKALEKASSHPPQYDTETPSTSSDEEEPPYDDEVSSPSLVSSSEELDDKNSDWVSHRRKLSFSPKKECEPCVVTLDRLRPKIAEYYLYKQRSGTKQALSVQPEAPRAEEGQETPAEQAQENMPEPTLATVLTPDLILDTPDMRQDITEFVPDTLLEEMADIPVEDKLSLVLTP; via the exons ATGGCAGGGAACATCACCGTCACTAAGATCAGGAGCAGCGTATCAACTCAG GCCAACCGATACCtttcagagaaagaaaggaggcAGCTGGCCAAATCTATGTGCCACGATCCGAACACGGCAGATAGGTTTTATGTCGCTCTTCCTGACAAGGAGACAGGTCACCAGACCAGGAAGCTGAGACTTAAGGCCTTGGAGAAGGCTTCTTCACACCCCCCTCAGTATGATACTGAGACACCGTCCACCAGCTCTGATGAAGAGGAACCCCCGTATGATGATGAGGTTTCAAGCCCCTCCTTGGTGTCCTCTTCAGAGGAGTTGGATGACAAAAATTCAGACTGGGTCAGCCACAGAAGGAAACTGTCCTTCTCACCGAAGAAGGAATGTGAACCATGCGTAGTGACGCTTGACAGATTAAGACCCAAAATTGCAGAGTATTATCTGTACAAGCAAAGATCTGGTACAAAGCAAGCTTTATCCGTCCAGCCTGAAGCACCCAGGGCCGAAGAGGGGCAGGAGACCCCTGCAGAGCAGGCTCAAGAAAACATGCCTGAACCCACGCTTGCCACTGTGCTCACACCTGACCTCATTCTCGACACTCCAGACATGAGGCAGGACATAACAGAATTTGTTCCCGACACCCTGCTAGAGGAGATGGCTGACATCCCAGTGGAGGACAAACTGAGCTTAGTCCTGACCCCATAA